Proteins from a genomic interval of Coccinella septempunctata chromosome 2, icCocSept1.1, whole genome shotgun sequence:
- the LOC123308725 gene encoding ninjurin-2: QKTLDPNKYATKKTIAQGLLDVALLTANASQLKYILQVGPKHEFYTLMLSLIIVSIILQLAVAIMFVIIGGLNINKERNKNSAMILNDIILVFIFLIAIVNILISGFGIEYSSQPLEHM; the protein is encoded by the exons cagaaaACCCTGGATCCCAATAAATATGcaacgaaaaaaaccatagctCAGGGTCTTTTGGATGTGGCACTTTTAACGGCCAACGCCTCGCAACTCAAATATATACTCCAAGTTGGGCCTAAGCACGAGTTCTATACACTTATGCTTAGTCTCATTATAGTTTCCATTATATTGCAG TTAGCGGTCGCAATTATGTTCGTTATAATTGGAGGTTTGAATATCAACAAAGAGCGAAACAAAAACTCTGCCATGATATTGAATGATATCATACTTGTATTCATATTTTTGATAGCCATAGTGAATATTTTGATATCTGGATTTGGTATAGAATATTCAAGTCAACCTTTGGAACATATGTGA